From one Streptomyces sp. SCSIO 30461 genomic stretch:
- the dapD gene encoding 2,3,4,5-tetrahydropyridine-2,6-dicarboxylate N-succinyltransferase, protein MTDSPDSTTAPRTTGAVAAGLATIAGDGSVLDTWFPAPELSAEAGPAGTERLSADQAVTLLGSGAAKAVGVDARRGVEIIAVRTVIASLDDKPLDAHDAYLRLHLLSHRLVKPHGQNLDGVFGLLSNVAWTSLGPVAVDDIEKVRLNARAEGLHLQVTSIDKFPRMTDYVVPKGVRIADADRVRLGAHLAEGTTVMHEGFVNFNAGTLGTSMVEGRISAGVVVGNGSDIGGGASTMGTLSGGGNVIIAIGERCLVGAEAGVGIALGDECVVEAGLYVTAGTRITMPDGQVVKARELSGASNILFRRNSVTGAVEARPNNAVWGGLNEVLHSHN, encoded by the coding sequence ATGACTGACTCGCCCGACAGCACCACCGCACCCCGCACCACCGGCGCCGTCGCCGCCGGCCTCGCCACCATCGCCGGCGACGGCAGCGTGCTCGACACCTGGTTCCCTGCCCCCGAGCTCTCAGCCGAAGCCGGTCCGGCCGGTACCGAACGCCTCTCCGCCGACCAGGCGGTCACCCTTCTGGGTTCGGGCGCAGCCAAGGCCGTCGGCGTGGACGCGCGCCGCGGGGTCGAGATCATCGCCGTCCGCACGGTCATCGCTTCCCTGGACGACAAGCCGCTGGACGCCCATGACGCCTATCTCCGGCTGCACCTGCTCTCGCACCGCCTGGTGAAGCCGCACGGCCAGAACCTCGACGGTGTCTTCGGGCTCCTCTCCAACGTCGCGTGGACCTCGCTGGGGCCGGTCGCGGTCGACGACATCGAGAAGGTCCGGCTCAACGCACGCGCGGAGGGCCTGCACCTCCAGGTGACCTCGATCGACAAGTTCCCGCGGATGACGGACTACGTCGTGCCCAAGGGCGTCCGGATCGCCGATGCCGACCGTGTCCGACTCGGTGCGCACCTCGCCGAGGGCACCACCGTGATGCACGAGGGCTTTGTCAACTTCAACGCCGGCACGCTCGGCACCTCCATGGTCGAAGGCCGGATCTCCGCCGGTGTGGTGGTGGGCAACGGCTCTGACATCGGCGGCGGCGCCTCCACCATGGGCACCCTCTCGGGCGGCGGCAACGTCATCATCGCGATCGGCGAGCGCTGCCTCGTCGGCGCCGAGGCGGGTGTCGGGATCGCGCTCGGCGACGAGTGTGTCGTCGAAGCCGGTCTGTACGTGACCGCCGGTACGCGGATCACCATGCCGGACGGCCAGGTCGTCAAGGCCCGCGAGCTCTCCGGCGCCTCGAACATCCTCTTCCGCCGCAACTCGGTCACCGGAGCCGTCGAGGCCCGCCCGAACAACGCGGTGTGGGGCGGCCTCAACGAGGTGCTGCACAGCCACAACTGA
- the dapA gene encoding 4-hydroxy-tetrahydrodipicolinate synthase yields the protein MTTPHLPASPFGRALCAMITPFTADGAPDLAGARKLAGHLVAEGCDGLVLNGTTGESPTTTDAEKTALVGAIREEIGDSASIVAGVGSASTLHTVELARSAEVAGADGLLVVTPYYSRPPQAAVEAHFRQVADSVGIPLMLYDIPVRTGTKIAPETMLRLADHPRIVAVKDCAYDLLGSGKVLARTTSLAYYAGCEELHLPLYAIGGTGFVSTVANVAAAPLRAVLDAHDAGRPAEAARLHRLTLPLAELMMASGLPGTVTAKALLAELGLPAGAVRAPLQPADRETVDGLLAAYDELRGAIRPAA from the coding sequence ATGACGACGCCTCACCTGCCCGCATCCCCTTTCGGGCGCGCTCTCTGCGCCATGATCACGCCCTTCACCGCCGATGGCGCCCCGGACCTCGCCGGAGCACGCAAGCTCGCCGGGCACCTGGTGGCCGAGGGCTGTGACGGGTTGGTGCTGAACGGGACCACAGGCGAATCCCCCACCACCACGGACGCCGAGAAGACCGCGCTCGTCGGCGCGATCCGCGAGGAGATCGGGGACTCGGCGAGCATCGTGGCGGGTGTCGGAAGCGCGAGCACCCTGCACACCGTCGAGCTGGCCCGCTCGGCCGAAGTCGCCGGCGCCGACGGCCTGCTGGTCGTCACCCCCTACTACAGCCGTCCGCCGCAGGCCGCCGTGGAGGCGCACTTCCGGCAGGTCGCGGACTCGGTCGGTATCCCGCTGATGCTCTACGACATCCCGGTCCGCACCGGCACCAAGATCGCCCCCGAGACGATGCTGCGGCTCGCGGACCATCCGCGGATCGTGGCCGTGAAGGACTGCGCCTACGACCTGCTCGGCAGCGGCAAGGTACTGGCCCGCACCACGTCCCTCGCCTACTACGCGGGATGCGAGGAACTGCATCTGCCGCTGTACGCGATCGGCGGCACGGGTTTCGTCAGCACGGTCGCGAACGTCGCCGCGGCCCCGCTGCGAGCGGTGCTCGACGCCCATGACGCGGGCCGCCCGGCCGAGGCCGCCCGCCTCCACCGGCTCACCCTGCCGCTCGCCGAGCTGATGATGGCCTCGGGCCTGCCGGGCACGGTCACCGCGAAGGCCCTGCTGGCCGAACTGGGCCTGCCCGCGGGGGCGGTACGGGCACCGCTGCAGCCCGCCGACCGGGAGACGGTCGACGGGCTGCTGGCGGCGTACGACGAACTGCGAGGCGCAATCCGTCCCGCCGCGTGA
- a CDS encoding NCS2 family permease, whose protein sequence is MPTSQHHHVLDRYFRIGARGSTVAREVRGGFATFFTMAYILVLNPIILGGVEDKYGHTLSGPALVTSTTLVAAVMTAILGLGGNLPIAIAAGLGLNAVVAFQLAPLMSWADAMGLVVLEGIVICVLVVTGLRESVMHAIPQPLKQAISVGIGLFIAFIGFIDAGFVSRIPGETGLVPVQLGSTGQLSGWPVLVFCLGLLFTCALMARGVRGAILISIVVMTLVAIVIDLLAEIDRNAWGLTVPDVPSNIIAAPDFQLIGQFSLFGAFGEAGAVTIVLLVFTLLLSDFFDSMGTIVGVTNEAGLLDENGDVPNLGRVLLIDGAAAVAGGVASSSSATCYIESAAGVGEGARTGFASVVTGALFGFALLFTPLATVVPAQAAAPALVVVGFLLMTQVRHIDWPRYEVAIPAFLTIAIMPFTYSITNGIGAGFLSYVVIKIVLGKAREVHWLLWTVSALFVVYFAIGPVEQLLGIN, encoded by the coding sequence ATGCCGACTTCGCAGCATCACCACGTCCTCGACCGGTACTTCCGGATCGGCGCACGGGGATCGACCGTCGCCCGGGAAGTACGCGGTGGCTTCGCCACCTTCTTCACGATGGCCTACATCCTCGTGCTCAACCCGATCATCCTGGGCGGCGTCGAGGACAAGTACGGTCATACGCTCTCCGGCCCGGCGCTGGTGACTTCGACGACGCTGGTCGCCGCCGTGATGACCGCGATCCTGGGCCTCGGCGGCAATCTGCCGATCGCCATCGCCGCCGGTCTCGGGCTGAACGCCGTGGTCGCCTTTCAGCTCGCCCCATTGATGAGTTGGGCCGATGCCATGGGCCTGGTGGTCCTGGAAGGCATCGTCATCTGTGTGCTGGTCGTCACCGGACTGCGCGAGTCCGTGATGCATGCCATCCCGCAGCCGCTCAAGCAGGCGATCAGCGTCGGCATCGGGCTGTTCATCGCGTTCATCGGCTTCATCGACGCCGGATTCGTCAGCCGTATCCCGGGAGAGACCGGCCTCGTGCCCGTGCAACTCGGCTCCACGGGGCAGCTCTCCGGCTGGCCGGTGCTCGTCTTCTGCCTGGGCCTGCTGTTCACCTGCGCGCTGATGGCCCGCGGGGTGCGCGGCGCGATTCTCATCTCGATCGTGGTGATGACACTGGTAGCGATCGTCATCGACCTGCTGGCCGAGATCGACCGCAACGCCTGGGGACTGACCGTCCCCGACGTCCCCTCGAACATCATCGCCGCTCCTGACTTCCAGCTCATCGGCCAGTTCAGCCTCTTCGGTGCCTTCGGCGAGGCCGGGGCGGTGACCATCGTCCTGCTGGTGTTCACCCTGCTGTTGAGCGACTTCTTCGACAGCATGGGCACGATCGTCGGAGTCACCAACGAGGCGGGGCTGCTGGACGAGAACGGTGACGTCCCCAACCTCGGGCGGGTACTGCTGATCGACGGCGCCGCGGCGGTCGCGGGCGGTGTGGCCTCCTCCTCGTCCGCCACCTGCTACATCGAGTCGGCCGCCGGCGTCGGCGAGGGCGCCCGTACCGGGTTCGCCTCCGTCGTCACCGGCGCCCTCTTCGGCTTCGCGCTGCTCTTCACCCCGTTGGCGACGGTCGTCCCGGCCCAGGCCGCCGCCCCCGCCCTGGTCGTGGTGGGTTTCCTGCTGATGACCCAGGTGCGGCACATCGACTGGCCGCGCTACGAGGTCGCCATCCCCGCCTTCCTGACGATCGCCATCATGCCCTTCACCTACTCCATCACCAATGGAATCGGAGCCGGGTTCCTCTCCTACGTGGTCATCAAGATCGTGCTGGGCAAGGCGCGTGAAGTGCACTGGCTGCTGTGGACCGTGTCGGCGCTGTTCGTGGTCTACTTCGCGATCGGGCCGGTCGAGCAACTGCTCGGCATCAACTGA
- a CDS encoding endonuclease/exonuclease/phosphatase family protein, which translates to MPSIPRSAAVASVMASALAAGLLAGSSSAAADADITADTAGVRIHDIQGSTRTSPLVGQQVKDVEGIVIGVRTYGSSRGFWIQDTQADGNPATSEGLFVFTSSTPTVAVGDSVKVSGTVGEYVPGGLNSGNQSITQISKPTITVVSSGNALPAPTTITARTVPSAYAPQGDPAAANSINGLALEPGTYALDYYESLEGTNVSIGTSRVVGATDPYSELWVTVKPRENATVRGGTRYGSYKSQNTGRLQIQSLVPTSQQAFPKANVGDVLSGTTEGPLDFNQFGGYTITARTMGTVTDNELEREATRPQRRGELAIATYNVENLDPSDPQEKFDALAKAVVANLASPDILTLEEIQDNTGAKNDGVVAADQTIKKFTDAIVAAGGPAYDYRTVDPENNKDGGQPGGNIRQVFLFNPERVSFTDRAGGDATTATAVAKEGRKAALTLSPGRIDPANAAWEASRKPLVGEFVFRGRTVFVIANHFGSKGGDESLTSQHQPPARSSETERLEQAKAVNAFVKDILKAQRNAHVVTLGDINDFEFSGTTKALSDGGVLYSGIKSLPRAERYSYVYQGNSQVLDQILVSPSICDFDYDSVHINAEFADQNSDHDPQVLRFRP; encoded by the coding sequence ATGCCTTCGATCCCGAGATCAGCCGCCGTCGCGTCCGTCATGGCCTCCGCCCTGGCCGCCGGGCTCCTCGCCGGTTCCTCCTCGGCCGCCGCCGATGCCGACATCACGGCCGACACCGCCGGCGTACGCATTCACGACATCCAGGGCAGTACCCGCACCAGCCCGCTCGTCGGCCAGCAGGTGAAGGATGTCGAGGGCATCGTCATCGGCGTGCGCACCTACGGCTCTTCCCGCGGCTTCTGGATCCAGGACACGCAGGCGGACGGCAACCCGGCCACCAGCGAGGGCCTGTTCGTGTTCACCAGCTCCACGCCGACCGTCGCCGTCGGCGACTCGGTAAAGGTCTCCGGCACGGTCGGCGAGTACGTCCCGGGCGGTCTGAACTCGGGCAACCAGTCGATCACCCAGATCTCCAAGCCCACCATCACGGTGGTGTCCTCGGGCAACGCGCTGCCGGCCCCGACCACCATCACCGCCAGGACCGTCCCGTCGGCCTACGCGCCCCAGGGCGACCCGGCGGCCGCGAACAGCATCAACGGCCTGGCGCTGGAGCCCGGCACCTACGCCCTGGACTACTACGAGTCGCTCGAGGGCACCAACGTGAGCATCGGCACCTCGCGTGTCGTCGGCGCCACCGACCCGTACTCCGAGCTCTGGGTCACCGTGAAGCCCCGAGAGAACGCCACCGTGCGGGGCGGCACCCGCTACGGCTCGTACAAGTCCCAGAACACCGGCCGGCTCCAGATCCAGTCCCTGGTGCCGACCTCCCAGCAGGCGTTCCCCAAGGCGAACGTGGGCGATGTGCTCTCCGGCACGACCGAGGGCCCGCTGGACTTCAACCAGTTCGGCGGCTACACCATCACCGCCCGCACCATGGGCACGGTCACCGACAACGAGCTGGAGCGCGAGGCCACCCGCCCGCAGCGCCGCGGTGAGCTGGCGATCGCCACCTACAACGTGGAGAACCTGGACCCGTCCGACCCCCAGGAGAAGTTCGACGCACTGGCCAAGGCCGTGGTCGCGAACCTCGCCTCCCCGGACATCCTCACCCTGGAGGAGATCCAGGACAACACCGGCGCCAAGAACGACGGTGTGGTCGCCGCCGACCAGACGATCAAGAAGTTCACCGACGCGATCGTGGCGGCCGGAGGCCCGGCCTACGACTACCGCACGGTCGACCCGGAGAACAACAAGGACGGTGGCCAGCCGGGCGGCAACATCCGCCAGGTCTTCCTCTTCAACCCGGAGCGGGTCTCCTTCACCGACCGTGCCGGTGGCGACGCGACCACCGCGACCGCGGTCGCCAAGGAAGGCCGCAAGGCCGCGCTCACCCTCTCCCCCGGCCGCATCGACCCCGCGAACGCCGCCTGGGAAGCCAGCCGCAAGCCGCTCGTGGGCGAGTTCGTCTTCCGCGGCCGGACGGTGTTCGTCATCGCCAACCACTTCGGTTCGAAGGGCGGTGACGAGAGCCTGACCTCTCAGCACCAGCCGCCGGCCCGCTCCTCCGAGACCGAGCGCCTGGAGCAGGCCAAGGCCGTCAACGCCTTCGTCAAGGACATCCTGAAGGCACAGCGCAACGCGCACGTCGTGACCCTCGGCGACATCAACGACTTCGAGTTCTCGGGCACCACCAAGGCGCTGTCCGACGGCGGTGTGCTGTACTCGGGCATCAAGTCCCTGCCGCGCGCCGAGCGTTACTCGTACGTCTACCAGGGCAACAGCCAGGTGCTGGACCAGATCCTGGTCAGCCCGTCGATCTGCGACTTCGACTACGACAGCGTGCACATCAACGCGGAGTTCGCCGACCAGAACAGCGACCACGACCCGCAGGTGCTGCGCTTCCGCCCGTAG
- a CDS encoding multidrug efflux SMR transporter, which yields MGYALLAAAIAAEVAGTTAMKYSDGFTRLWPSVVTIVGYVIAFALLAQTLKTLSVGTAYAIWAGVGTAAVAAIGMVFLGEPANAMKIAGIALVVVGVIVLNLGGAH from the coding sequence ATGGGATACGCACTGCTGGCCGCGGCGATCGCGGCAGAGGTGGCCGGCACCACGGCGATGAAGTACAGCGACGGCTTCACCAGATTGTGGCCGTCGGTGGTCACCATCGTGGGATATGTGATCGCCTTCGCGCTGCTGGCGCAGACACTGAAGACGCTGTCGGTCGGCACGGCCTACGCGATCTGGGCAGGAGTGGGCACCGCCGCGGTGGCGGCGATCGGCATGGTGTTCCTCGGCGAGCCCGCGAACGCCATGAAGATCGCCGGTATCGCCCTGGTCGTGGTCGGGGTCATCGTGCTCAACCTGGGCGGCGCACACTGA
- a CDS encoding TerD family protein: MTPGSNIPLAAARVAVDVTAPVRLDVSGLLLTADGKVRSDDDFIFYNQPSGPGVTYRSGGGAAPDAIIVDTAAVPAGIEKIVVTASPDAAGQTFQGIEPTATIRDADGDSVLATFTPPRLGTETALVIVEIYLRGGAWKARAVGQGYANGLAGIATDFGVSVDEEPAAAPVAEPAAPVAAAAPVAPASAPVAAPAATGGKINLDKGRVDLQKNQTVSLVKGGRPLLSQVKMGLGWEPAFRGKDIDLDASVIAYGPQRNHLDSCYFGKLSILNGAIKHSGDNLTGEGAGDDEVIVVDLGRLPADATGLVFTVNSFTGQKFTEVAKAYCRLLDAATGEELVRFDLTSAEPQTGVMMAKLIRQFSGEWEMTAMGEFVKSRTVRGMVKPAAQAL; this comes from the coding sequence ATGACCCCCGGCTCGAACATCCCCCTGGCCGCCGCGCGCGTGGCGGTCGACGTCACCGCCCCCGTACGGCTCGACGTCTCGGGCCTGCTGCTCACGGCCGACGGCAAGGTGCGTTCCGACGACGATTTCATCTTCTACAACCAGCCATCGGGGCCCGGTGTGACCTACCGATCGGGCGGGGGCGCGGCGCCCGACGCGATCATCGTGGACACGGCGGCCGTCCCGGCAGGGATCGAGAAGATCGTCGTCACCGCGAGCCCGGACGCCGCGGGCCAGACCTTCCAGGGCATCGAGCCCACGGCCACGATCAGGGACGCCGATGGCGACTCCGTACTGGCCACCTTCACCCCGCCCCGGTTGGGCACCGAGACCGCGCTGGTGATCGTGGAGATCTATCTGCGGGGCGGCGCCTGGAAGGCCCGCGCCGTGGGCCAGGGGTATGCGAACGGCCTGGCGGGCATCGCCACCGACTTCGGGGTGTCGGTCGACGAGGAGCCGGCCGCCGCGCCCGTTGCGGAACCGGCGGCGCCCGTGGCCGCAGCGGCTCCGGTGGCGCCCGCCTCCGCTCCCGTGGCCGCGCCCGCGGCCACGGGAGGGAAGATCAACCTGGACAAGGGCCGGGTAGACCTCCAGAAGAACCAGACGGTGTCCCTGGTCAAGGGCGGTCGTCCGCTCCTCTCCCAGGTCAAGATGGGCCTCGGCTGGGAGCCGGCCTTCCGCGGCAAGGACATCGATCTGGACGCGTCGGTGATCGCCTACGGCCCCCAGCGCAACCACCTGGACAGCTGCTACTTCGGCAAGCTCTCCATCCTGAACGGCGCGATCAAGCACTCGGGTGACAATCTCACCGGTGAGGGCGCGGGCGACGACGAGGTGATCGTAGTGGACCTGGGCAGGCTCCCGGCCGATGCCACCGGCCTGGTCTTCACGGTCAACTCCTTCACGGGCCAGAAGTTCACCGAAGTGGCGAAGGCGTACTGCCGACTGCTCGATGCCGCGACCGGCGAGGAACTGGTCAGGTTCGACCTGACCAGTGCGGAGCCGCAGACCGGTGTCATGATGGCCAAGCTCATCCGGCAGTTCTCCGGTGAGTGGGAGATGACCGCGATGGGCGAGTTCGTGAAGTCACGCACGGTCCGGGGCATGGTCAAGCCAGCAGCACAGGCGCTCTGA
- the sufU gene encoding Fe-S cluster assembly sulfur transfer protein SufU has product MKLDSMYQDVILDHYKHPHGRGLRDGDAEVHHVNPTCGDEITLRVKYDGSRIEDISYEGQGCSISQASASVLNELLVGKELAEAQKIQGTFLELMQSKGQIEPDDAMEEVLEDAVAFAGVSKYPARVKCALLSWMAWKDATAQALSESPDPSEGKTA; this is encoded by the coding sequence GTGAAGCTTGATTCGATGTACCAGGACGTCATCCTGGACCACTACAAGCACCCCCACGGGCGGGGCTTGCGGGACGGCGACGCCGAGGTGCACCACGTCAACCCGACCTGCGGCGACGAGATCACCCTTCGCGTGAAGTACGACGGATCGCGTATCGAGGACATCTCCTACGAGGGCCAGGGCTGCTCCATCAGCCAGGCATCGGCCTCCGTGCTGAACGAGCTGCTGGTCGGCAAGGAGCTGGCCGAGGCGCAGAAGATCCAGGGCACCTTCCTGGAGCTGATGCAGTCCAAGGGCCAGATCGAGCCGGATGACGCGATGGAGGAGGTGCTGGAGGACGCGGTGGCGTTCGCCGGTGTCTCGAAGTATCCGGCGCGGGTGAAGTGCGCGCTGCTGAGCTGGATGGCGTGGAAGGACGCGACGGCTCAGGCGCTGTCCGAGTCGCCTGACCCGTCTGAAGGGAAGACCGCATGA
- a CDS encoding metal-sulfur cluster assembly factor: MTENADTTAASAGSAEQEWPTEETYASQDTAAAERPAGSKASEEEVREALYDVVDPELGIDVVNLGLIYGIHIDDSNIATLDMTLTSAACPLTDVIEDQAKAATDGIVNELKINWVWMPPWGPDKITDDGREQLRALGFNV; this comes from the coding sequence ATGACCGAGAACGCCGACACGACGGCGGCCTCCGCAGGCTCCGCCGAGCAGGAGTGGCCGACCGAGGAGACCTACGCGTCCCAGGACACCGCAGCGGCGGAGCGTCCGGCGGGCTCGAAGGCGTCCGAAGAGGAGGTCCGCGAGGCTCTGTACGACGTCGTGGACCCCGAGCTGGGCATCGACGTGGTCAACCTCGGGTTGATCTACGGCATCCACATCGACGACTCCAACATCGCCACCCTGGATATGACGCTGACGTCGGCGGCCTGCCCGCTGACCGATGTCATCGAGGACCAGGCGAAGGCTGCGACGGACGGCATCGTCAACGAGCTGAAGATCAACTGGGTCTGGATGCCGCCGTGGGGTCCGGACAAGATCACGGATGACGGTCGAGAACAGCTCCGCGCTCTGGGCTTCAACGTCTGA
- a CDS encoding TetR family transcriptional regulator: MPRRRRYDPERRQRLIDAAIRVVGRDGIAGLSHRTVAAEADVPLGSTTYHFASLDELLIAALRQTNEGFAELLRTSEVLADPEADLAGGLARLVGEWLAGERTGVELEYELYLAALRRPALRTVAAEWTDDVIEVLSRRTDPVTARALMALMDGICVQVLLTGTGYDEAFAREMLARVLGGG, encoded by the coding sequence ATGCCGCGCCGCAGGCGGTATGACCCCGAACGGCGCCAGCGCCTCATCGACGCCGCGATCCGGGTGGTCGGACGGGACGGCATCGCAGGGCTGAGCCATCGCACGGTCGCGGCCGAAGCCGACGTACCGCTCGGCTCGACCACCTACCACTTCGCCTCCCTGGACGAACTGCTCATCGCCGCGCTGCGGCAGACGAACGAGGGCTTCGCCGAACTGCTGCGCACCAGCGAGGTGCTCGCCGACCCGGAAGCCGATCTCGCCGGGGGGCTCGCCCGGCTGGTGGGGGAGTGGCTCGCCGGTGAACGGACCGGTGTGGAGCTCGAGTACGAGCTCTACCTGGCGGCTCTGCGCAGACCCGCCCTTCGGACGGTCGCCGCCGAGTGGACCGATGACGTCATCGAGGTGCTGTCCCGCCGGACCGACCCGGTGACGGCGCGGGCGCTGATGGCCCTGATGGACGGAATCTGCGTACAGGTGCTGCTGACGGGCACCGGTTACGACGAGGCGTTCGCCCGGGAGATGCTGGCCCGCGTACTGGGCGGCGGCTGA
- a CDS encoding polysaccharide deacetylase family protein → MARHRNLGMNGRIMAAAIGVAGVAALAAAWTSQATPPATESAAPPAKEAPEPKPIVSQTSVPDPKLPAPVVSMDIAHASDKGAKGVNLTIDDGPDPTWTPQVLDLLKEHGVKATFCMVATQAKAHPDLVKAVVADGHRLCDHSVSHDTAMDRSSRARQSEEILDAARMITEASGGVKPLYYRAPGGAFTPYSRQIAASRGMRPLGWNVDSKDFKQPGTAAMVTTVKNEISNGPTILFHDAGGDRSQSVAALREVVPWLREQGYVFGFPVR, encoded by the coding sequence ATGGCGCGGCACCGGAACCTGGGGATGAACGGCCGCATAATGGCGGCGGCCATCGGCGTGGCGGGGGTCGCCGCGCTCGCGGCCGCGTGGACGAGTCAAGCGACCCCACCCGCGACCGAGTCGGCCGCGCCGCCCGCCAAGGAGGCACCGGAGCCGAAGCCGATCGTGAGCCAGACCTCCGTTCCGGACCCCAAGCTCCCCGCTCCCGTCGTCAGCATGGACATCGCGCACGCCTCGGACAAGGGTGCCAAGGGCGTCAACCTGACGATCGACGACGGCCCGGACCCGACATGGACGCCACAGGTCCTCGACCTGCTCAAGGAGCATGGTGTCAAGGCGACCTTCTGCATGGTCGCAACACAGGCCAAGGCTCATCCCGACCTCGTCAAGGCCGTGGTCGCGGACGGCCACCGGCTGTGCGACCACTCCGTGTCGCACGACACGGCCATGGACAGGTCGTCGCGTGCCCGCCAGTCCGAGGAGATCCTGGACGCTGCGCGGATGATCACCGAGGCCTCAGGAGGCGTCAAGCCGCTCTACTACCGCGCTCCCGGCGGCGCTTTCACTCCTTACAGCCGCCAGATCGCGGCCTCTCGGGGAATGCGGCCGCTGGGCTGGAACGTGGACTCCAAGGACTTCAAGCAACCGGGGACGGCCGCGATGGTGACGACCGTGAAGAACGAGATCTCCAACGGGCCCACCATCCTGTTCCACGACGCGGGCGGGGACCGTAGCCAGTCGGTCGCCGCCCTGCGCGAGGTCGTGCCGTGGCTCCGGGAGCAGGGGTACGTCTTCGGATTCCCGGTGCGCTGA